From Psychrobium sp. MM17-31, the proteins below share one genomic window:
- the lptF gene encoding LPS export ABC transporter permease LptF, translated as MIIFSYLIREALKSQMAVLFVLMAIFISNKFVRTLADAVDGDLPGELVATLIALNLPKLAGLILPLSLFLGILMAHSRMYADSEMTVMHATGISEWYVTRVTLVLAFIMMCVAGLNSIWLGPWAQEKEYQVVEESQAQAGISSLAPGRFQYSSNKKAVIYVESIDDGQLNHVFVAQMPSEEDVVQESSVVIATQGNVLEEASGSEQLQLNDGRRYQGVAGEAAGTQIEFSEYQMQIKEQEVEQRRRKLSAIPLMQLIENGDVDSMAEVHWRIAIPLTVPMLTLIAVPLARVNPRQGKFAKLFPAIMLFLGYYVMLMAGRSALEDEVIPMEFGLWWIHISAFVLGLALLMKERELGVYVRMMLSRNKNKGAHA; from the coding sequence TTGATTATTTTTAGTTATTTGATTCGAGAAGCATTAAAGTCACAAATGGCCGTTTTATTTGTACTTATGGCGATCTTTATTAGCAATAAGTTCGTACGTACATTAGCTGATGCTGTTGATGGTGATCTCCCGGGCGAACTCGTAGCGACATTAATTGCGCTTAATCTGCCCAAATTAGCCGGTCTCATTCTGCCACTGAGTTTGTTCTTAGGCATTCTCATGGCGCATTCTCGCATGTATGCCGACAGTGAAATGACGGTGATGCACGCCACAGGTATCAGCGAATGGTATGTTACACGTGTTACTTTGGTATTGGCGTTTATTATGATGTGCGTTGCGGGCCTCAACAGTATTTGGCTCGGCCCTTGGGCTCAAGAAAAAGAATATCAGGTGGTTGAAGAGTCGCAAGCTCAGGCGGGGATTTCCTCATTGGCGCCGGGGCGTTTCCAGTATTCCTCTAACAAAAAAGCAGTGATTTACGTCGAATCCATAGATGACGGACAGCTCAATCATGTTTTTGTAGCACAGATGCCAAGCGAAGAAGACGTTGTACAAGAGTCTAGTGTGGTTATAGCCACTCAAGGTAACGTGCTAGAAGAAGCCTCTGGCTCTGAGCAATTACAACTTAATGACGGTCGTCGTTATCAAGGTGTCGCCGGTGAAGCTGCCGGAACACAGATTGAATTTTCTGAATATCAAATGCAAATCAAAGAGCAGGAAGTAGAGCAGCGCCGCCGTAAATTAAGTGCTATTCCGCTGATGCAATTGATTGAAAATGGCGATGTTGATTCGATGGCGGAAGTTCATTGGCGCATTGCTATTCCGTTGACTGTCCCTATGCTTACGCTGATTGCGGTGCCGCTGGCACGAGTGAATCCGCGTCAGGGTAAATTCGCTAAATTATTCCCAGCGATAATGTTATTCCTCGGTTATTACGTGATGCTTATGGCGGGGCGTAGTGCGCTAGAAGACGAAGTTATTCCAATGGAATTTGGCTTGTGGTGGATCCACATATCAGCCTTTGTGCTGGGCTTAGCCTTGTTAATGAAAGAGCGTGAATTAGGGGTTTATGTACGCATGATGCTTTCTCGTAATAAGAACAAGGGAGCGCATGCCTAA
- the pepA gene encoding leucyl aminopeptidase, which produces MEFNVKSGSPEKQRSACIVVGVFEPRRLSPIAEQLDKISDGYISNLLRRGDLEGKAGQTLLLHHVDNILSERVLLVGCGKERELDERQYKQIINKTISTLNETGSMEAVCFLTELHVKGRDTYWKVRQAVEATNNGLYVFDALKSKKDETRRPLRKLVFNVPTRRELSVGEQAINHGNAVSAGMSLCKDVANMPPNICNPAYLARQARQLGEQCEKVNVEVIGEEQMAELGMESYLAVGRGSDNESQMTIIKYQGAPDSDTKPIVLVGKGLTFDSGGISLKPGEGMDEMKYDMGGAAGVLGTMKSLVELDLPINVIGVLAGCENMPSSNAYRPGDILTTMSGQTVEVLNTDAEGRLVLCDVLTYVERFDPELVIDTATLTGAVIVALGKHACGVMSNHNPLAHEILNAGEQSSDRGWRLPIWDEYQEQLNSPFADFTNLGGRAAGTITAACFLSRFTKKYNWAHIDVAGTAWNSGANKGSTGRPVPLLTQFLLNRADNSSSAE; this is translated from the coding sequence ATGGAGTTCAATGTAAAAAGTGGTAGCCCAGAGAAACAACGCAGCGCTTGTATCGTTGTTGGCGTATTTGAGCCACGACGTTTATCACCCATTGCAGAGCAATTAGACAAAATCAGCGACGGCTACATCAGCAATTTATTACGCCGTGGCGATTTAGAAGGAAAAGCAGGACAAACCCTGTTATTACACCACGTAGACAATATTTTAAGCGAACGCGTTTTATTAGTTGGCTGTGGTAAAGAGCGTGAGTTAGACGAGCGTCAGTACAAACAAATTATCAATAAAACAATTAGTACGCTTAACGAAACTGGCTCAATGGAAGCCGTGTGTTTCCTGACTGAATTACATGTAAAAGGTCGCGATACTTACTGGAAAGTTCGCCAAGCCGTTGAAGCAACCAACAATGGCCTATATGTATTTGACGCGCTTAAAAGCAAAAAAGACGAGACCCGTCGCCCACTGCGCAAATTAGTATTTAACGTGCCAACGCGCCGCGAACTATCTGTTGGCGAGCAAGCAATTAATCACGGTAACGCCGTTTCAGCAGGAATGAGCCTGTGTAAAGACGTGGCAAATATGCCACCAAACATTTGTAACCCAGCTTACCTTGCACGCCAAGCTCGTCAATTAGGCGAACAATGTGAAAAAGTTAACGTTGAGGTGATTGGTGAAGAGCAAATGGCAGAATTAGGTATGGAATCATACCTAGCCGTTGGCCGTGGTAGTGACAACGAATCACAAATGACCATCATCAAATACCAAGGCGCACCAGATTCTGATACCAAACCAATTGTTCTAGTTGGTAAAGGCTTGACCTTTGATTCAGGTGGTATTTCACTAAAACCAGGCGAAGGCATGGACGAAATGAAATACGACATGGGTGGCGCAGCTGGTGTATTAGGTACGATGAAGTCGTTGGTTGAATTAGATTTACCAATCAACGTGATTGGCGTATTAGCTGGCTGTGAAAATATGCCATCGTCTAACGCTTATCGCCCAGGTGATATCCTAACTACCATGTCTGGCCAAACCGTAGAAGTGTTAAATACCGACGCCGAAGGCCGACTAGTGTTGTGTGACGTATTAACTTACGTTGAACGCTTCGATCCTGAGCTAGTTATTGATACAGCGACCTTAACGGGTGCGGTTATTGTTGCACTAGGTAAACACGCTTGTGGCGTGATGAGTAATCACAACCCTCTAGCACATGAAATTCTAAACGCTGGTGAGCAATCGAGTGACCGTGGTTGGCGCTTACCGATTTGGGACGAGTATCAAGAGCAACTTAACAGTCCATTTGCTGATTTCACCAACTTAGGTGGTCGTGCAGCTGGTACTATTACTGCGGCTTGTTTCTTATCGCGCTTTACTAAAAAGTACAACTGGGCACACATTGATGTTGCCGGCACGGCTTGGAATAGCGGCGCCAATAAAGGCTCAACTGGCCGTCCAGTACCACTGTTAACTCAGTTCTTACTTAACCGTGCGGATAATTCATCTAGCGCAGAGTAA
- a CDS encoding DNA polymerase III subunit chi has protein sequence MATTFYPLAEQDNEQEALLAKVCQLCGDLYGQGLRVFVATNDVKTAEQLDELMWKLPSEQFIPHNLQGEGPHYGAPIEIGHQPPQTRRQVLINLCHPLPQFAVKFTQIIDFIPNDPAHKQQARERFHHYRQLNLAPQMAAE, from the coding sequence ATGGCAACGACATTTTATCCCCTAGCAGAACAAGACAACGAACAAGAAGCATTACTCGCTAAAGTATGCCAATTGTGTGGCGATCTCTACGGCCAAGGATTACGCGTTTTCGTTGCCACCAATGATGTCAAAACCGCCGAACAATTAGATGAATTGATGTGGAAACTGCCAAGCGAGCAGTTCATTCCCCACAATTTACAGGGTGAAGGCCCTCATTATGGCGCGCCAATCGAAATTGGCCACCAGCCACCGCAGACCCGGCGCCAAGTTTTAATAAATTTGTGTCACCCTTTGCCGCAATTTGCGGTAAAATTCACGCAAATTATCGACTTTATTCCTAACGACCCAGCCCACAAGCAGCAAGCGAGAGAGCGATTTCACCACTATCGCCAATTAAACCTCGCTCCGCAAATGGCCGCTGAGTAG
- a CDS encoding valine--tRNA ligase, which translates to MEKTYNPSAIEQTIYKKWEASEQFKPSGDTNAPSYCILLPPPNVTGSLHMGHAFQHTIMDALTRYHRMDGDNTLWQPGTDHAGIATQMVVERQLEAQGLSRHDLGRDKFVEKIWEWKEQSGGTITSQMRRLGTSPDWSREAFTMDDDLSNAVQEVFISLFEEDLIYRGKRLVNWDPVLNTAVSDLEVENTEENGHMWHMRYPLADGSGELVVATTRPETMLGDSAVAVHPEDERYAHLVGQEIKLPLTGRLIPIIADDYVDPEFGTGCVKITPAHDFNDYEMGQRHDLPLINILTKEATMNHECPEQYRGLDRFDARKQIVSDLEEQGFLVEIKPHKLMVPRGDRTGAVIEPLLTDQWYVKAGPLAEPAIEAVRSGEIKFVPENWDKTYYNWMDNIQDWCISRQLWWGHRIPAWYDEQDNFYVGRDEADVRAKHNLGDDVKLRQDEDVLDTWFSSALWPFATMGWPEKTPELETFVPSSVLVTGFDIIFFWVARMIMMTKKFTGQVPFKEIYITGLICDEQGNKMSKSKGNVLDPIDLLDGITIEDLVAKRTSGMMQPQKAAKIEKATRNQFPEGIDSYGTDALRFTFAALASANREISFDLGRVEGYRNFCNKLWNASRYVLMHTEEQEFLTGDDQEYSLADRWINAKLQEVTEQYRKHLDTYRFDLAAQAIYEFTWNQFCGWYLELTKPVLFKGTEAQQKGTRKTLAQVLETTLRLLHPLMPYITEEIWQRVAPLAGIHGDTIMSQPFPKADSALMDTTALNDLEWVKDFIVGIRNIRGEMDISPNKPLNVLLKNLNDEDKRRLEDNSAFLQALAKIESFDVLADDAEAPASATALVGAMEILIPMAGLIDKDAELTRINKALEKIQKDLDRTSGKLNNERFVSKAPADVIAKEREKLAEMEATVAKLKEQQATIEAL; encoded by the coding sequence ATGGAAAAAACCTATAACCCTAGCGCTATCGAGCAAACCATTTACAAGAAGTGGGAAGCCAGCGAGCAATTTAAACCAAGTGGCGACACCAATGCGCCGAGTTACTGTATTTTATTGCCACCGCCGAATGTCACGGGTAGCTTGCACATGGGTCATGCGTTCCAGCACACCATCATGGATGCCCTAACCCGTTATCACCGCATGGACGGCGACAACACTTTATGGCAACCAGGTACTGACCACGCCGGTATCGCAACGCAAATGGTTGTAGAGCGTCAATTAGAAGCTCAAGGGCTTTCTCGTCACGATCTAGGTCGTGATAAATTCGTTGAAAAAATCTGGGAATGGAAAGAACAATCTGGCGGCACTATCACTAGCCAAATGCGCCGTTTAGGTACATCACCTGATTGGTCTCGTGAAGCCTTCACCATGGACGACGATCTATCAAACGCCGTACAAGAAGTGTTTATCTCGCTATTTGAAGAAGATCTAATCTACCGTGGTAAGCGTTTAGTAAACTGGGATCCAGTACTTAACACCGCCGTATCTGATCTCGAAGTAGAAAATACCGAAGAAAACGGTCACATGTGGCACATGCGCTACCCACTAGCCGATGGCAGTGGTGAGCTTGTTGTTGCAACGACCCGTCCAGAAACCATGCTAGGTGATAGCGCAGTCGCTGTTCATCCAGAAGACGAGCGTTACGCGCACCTTGTTGGTCAAGAAATCAAACTGCCATTAACGGGTCGTTTAATTCCAATTATCGCCGACGATTACGTTGATCCAGAATTCGGTACTGGTTGTGTGAAAATCACTCCGGCACACGATTTTAACGATTACGAAATGGGTCAGCGTCACGACTTACCGCTAATCAATATTCTGACAAAAGAAGCCACCATGAATCACGAATGCCCAGAGCAATACCGTGGTTTAGATCGCTTTGACGCGCGTAAGCAAATCGTCAGCGATTTAGAAGAGCAAGGCTTCCTAGTAGAAATCAAACCACACAAATTAATGGTACCGCGCGGCGACCGCACTGGCGCTGTAATCGAGCCACTATTAACTGACCAGTGGTATGTAAAAGCAGGTCCATTAGCCGAGCCAGCGATTGAAGCTGTGCGCAGTGGCGAGATTAAATTTGTACCAGAGAACTGGGACAAGACTTACTACAACTGGATGGATAACATTCAAGACTGGTGTATCTCTCGTCAACTGTGGTGGGGTCACCGCATCCCAGCGTGGTACGACGAACAAGATAACTTCTACGTTGGCCGCGACGAAGCCGATGTACGCGCTAAGCACAACCTTGGCGATGACGTGAAACTGCGTCAAGACGAAGACGTATTAGATACTTGGTTCTCATCAGCATTATGGCCATTTGCAACTATGGGCTGGCCTGAGAAAACACCAGAGCTAGAGACTTTCGTACCAAGCTCAGTGCTGGTAACTGGTTTTGACATCATCTTCTTCTGGGTTGCCCGTATGATCATGATGACTAAGAAGTTCACAGGTCAGGTGCCATTTAAAGAAATCTACATCACGGGTCTTATCTGTGATGAACAAGGCAACAAGATGTCGAAATCGAAAGGTAACGTGTTAGATCCTATCGATCTACTAGACGGTATCACCATCGAAGATCTCGTTGCTAAGCGTACTAGCGGCATGATGCAGCCTCAAAAAGCGGCGAAAATTGAAAAAGCCACACGTAATCAATTCCCAGAAGGTATTGATTCATACGGCACCGACGCACTACGTTTCACTTTCGCAGCACTAGCGTCAGCCAACCGCGAAATCAGCTTCGATTTAGGTCGTGTTGAAGGTTACCGCAACTTCTGTAACAAGCTGTGGAACGCGAGCCGTTACGTATTAATGCATACCGAAGAGCAAGAGTTCTTAACAGGTGACGATCAAGAATACAGTCTCGCGGATCGTTGGATCAACGCTAAGCTACAAGAAGTGACAGAGCAATACCGCAAGCACCTTGATACTTACCGCTTTGACCTTGCTGCACAAGCCATTTACGAATTCACATGGAATCAGTTCTGTGGTTGGTACCTAGAGCTAACTAAACCAGTATTATTCAAAGGCACCGAAGCACAGCAAAAAGGTACGCGTAAGACACTAGCACAAGTATTAGAAACGACATTGCGTTTACTACACCCATTAATGCCATACATCACCGAAGAGATTTGGCAGCGTGTTGCACCGCTAGCAGGCATCCACGGCGATACCATTATGAGTCAGCCGTTCCCTAAAGCGGACAGCGCCCTAATGGACACAACAGCCCTTAACGATCTAGAGTGGGTTAAAGACTTTATCGTTGGTATTCGTAACATTCGCGGCGAAATGGACATCAGTCCAAACAAACCGCTTAATGTATTACTGAAAAACCTAAACGACGAAGACAAGCGTCGCCTAGAAGACAACAGCGCGTTCTTACAGGCACTAGCGAAAATCGAAAGCTTCGACGTATTAGCCGATGATGCGGAAGCTCCAGCGAGTGCAACAGCACTGGTAGGCGCGATGGAAATTTTGATTCCAATGGCAGGCCTAATCGACAAAGACGCTGAATTAACGCGTATTAACAAGGCACTGGAAAAGATCCAAAAAGATCTAGACCGTACCTCAGGTAAGCTAAACAACGAGCGTTTCGTGAGTAAAGCACCAGCAGACGTTATCGCTAAAGAGCGCGAGAAGTTAGCAGAAATGGAAGCAACCGTTGCCAAGTTAAAAGAACAACAAGCAACAATTGAAGCGCTTTAA
- a CDS encoding cytochrome c — protein sequence MLNKKSIALALMLAAPLAANAAGDAAAGKAKAAMCAGCHGMDGKAVLDGYPHLKGQNEKYIITSLKAFRDKTRTGGQSALMYPMAGLLSDADIENIAAYFSSLK from the coding sequence ATGTTAAACAAAAAATCAATCGCGTTAGCGTTGATGCTTGCTGCGCCGTTGGCGGCAAATGCTGCAGGTGATGCTGCGGCTGGTAAAGCGAAAGCGGCTATGTGTGCTGGTTGTCATGGCATGGATGGCAAAGCAGTATTAGACGGTTATCCACACCTAAAAGGTCAAAACGAGAAGTACATTATCACTTCGTTAAAAGCCTTCCGCGACAAAACTCGTACTGGTGGTCAATCAGCGTTAATGTACCCGATGGCTGGTTTGTTATCTGACGCTGATATCGAAAACATCGCGGCTTACTTTAGTTCATTAAAATAA
- a CDS encoding phosphotransferase, whose protein sequence is MTNPNLQQFYIAQEQSIYLLNHHDAKKLRDWIDLCKHQLAQLGYHDIEYVGKGAYGFAFSATTVGGQQHVFKFSRITLPEHVQDRLEEESFMLEQVKHPLVPANLGYFKIGSQRILSMERALGIDLEQYSLKKGPLSAREVISIAHQMVEILNYLREQPKAVIHGDIKPSNIVYDQETGKLGLIDWGSSVYAQVDTKGQFYSQNVMELMSGDLQHSNARMGDVYFIGDEQLNGALSSVRFDEQGLAGTLYALASGQSCRFGSRVIPVTALGLPKEFAITLQNMLSDDIRLRHKAGDYFMANMKYMKNIVLANNLDDVREPQLPVWVIQGDEDLESVVYTSRKSFLREEAHLHDFDEIEDAQLDNYYKNFLQGMGENAKAFLAAVSRLSKFPIVGGLAIHWQDDGLYIDSSLNLFDNELHQSFVSAVNNVVNLARAIDREGIFKACFFDAKKTQHIDRGHNDEPFLPDQDTVLDFVTYDRPKTDNESRLHSYFEDEKDPDEQLNLPDEILSTLAQLNLIHHTGCIIFESLEKNLKIHNYFALLDPEKEEEFSELLAQLTAQIPLIKGTGVSGFMKFPYKDSKFFTPQPQMPVDFMVKIPAEPERI, encoded by the coding sequence ATGACCAACCCTAACCTGCAACAGTTTTATATTGCACAAGAGCAATCTATTTACCTGCTAAATCATCACGATGCTAAAAAACTCCGTGATTGGATTGACCTGTGTAAGCATCAACTAGCGCAATTGGGGTATCACGATATTGAGTATGTCGGTAAAGGCGCTTACGGATTTGCTTTCTCAGCCACCACTGTCGGCGGCCAACAACACGTCTTTAAATTCTCTCGTATCACCCTACCTGAACACGTTCAAGACAGACTTGAAGAAGAAAGCTTTATGCTTGAACAGGTCAAACATCCGTTAGTGCCAGCTAACCTCGGCTATTTTAAAATTGGCAGTCAACGCATTCTATCGATGGAACGAGCGTTGGGAATAGATCTAGAACAATATTCTCTTAAAAAAGGGCCACTTAGCGCGAGAGAAGTTATTAGTATTGCCCATCAGATGGTGGAGATTCTCAATTACTTACGCGAGCAACCCAAAGCCGTTATTCATGGTGACATCAAGCCATCGAATATCGTTTATGACCAAGAGACAGGAAAACTTGGCCTTATAGACTGGGGCTCTTCCGTTTACGCACAAGTTGATACCAAAGGACAGTTTTACAGCCAAAACGTAATGGAGCTGATGTCTGGTGATCTGCAACATTCCAACGCAAGAATGGGCGATGTTTATTTTATTGGTGATGAGCAACTCAACGGCGCACTCTCTTCCGTGCGTTTTGACGAACAAGGTCTGGCGGGTACGCTTTACGCACTAGCTTCGGGTCAATCATGCCGTTTTGGCTCTCGAGTCATTCCAGTAACAGCGCTAGGGCTACCTAAAGAATTCGCTATTACTTTGCAAAATATGCTTAGTGATGACATCCGTCTGCGCCACAAGGCCGGTGATTATTTCATGGCTAACATGAAATATATGAAAAACATCGTACTAGCAAATAATCTTGATGATGTGCGTGAGCCGCAACTACCGGTGTGGGTTATTCAAGGAGACGAAGATCTTGAGTCTGTAGTTTATACCTCGCGTAAATCTTTCCTTCGAGAAGAAGCGCATCTGCACGATTTTGACGAAATTGAAGACGCCCAACTCGATAATTACTACAAGAACTTTCTTCAAGGTATGGGTGAAAACGCTAAAGCATTTTTGGCTGCGGTTAGTCGCTTAAGTAAATTCCCTATCGTTGGCGGGTTAGCGATTCATTGGCAGGACGATGGTTTGTATATCGATTCATCGTTAAATTTATTCGACAACGAGCTGCATCAGTCATTTGTTAGTGCTGTTAATAATGTTGTTAATCTTGCGCGCGCCATCGATCGCGAAGGGATATTTAAAGCCTGTTTCTTTGACGCTAAAAAAACCCAACACATCGACCGTGGGCACAACGACGAACCGTTTTTACCAGATCAAGATACCGTGTTAGATTTTGTTACCTACGACCGCCCTAAAACCGATAACGAAAGCCGTCTTCACTCTTATTTTGAAGATGAAAAAGATCCTGACGAACAACTCAACTTACCCGATGAAATCTTAAGTACGCTGGCACAGCTTAACCTTATTCACCATACCGGTTGTATTATTTTTGAAAGCTTGGAGAAGAACCTCAAGATCCATAACTACTTTGCATTGTTAGATCCAGAGAAAGAAGAAGAGTTTAGCGAACTACTCGCGCAGCTTACCGCGCAAATTCCACTAATAAAAGGCACGGGTGTATCCGGGTTTATGAAGTTTCCATACAAAGACAGTAAGTTCTTTACTCCGCAACCGCAAATGCCAGTAGACTTTATGGTGAAAATACCAGCCGAGCCAGAGCGGATATAA